The DNA region CCAATTATCGCCCATAACAGTGGCAAGAACACCAAACCAATGAAGGGTGACATCTTCTTACGCATAATAACAAACATGAAAATAACAATCAGGGCGTACCCCATAAATGCAATCATTAAAAACACCTCTTACTTTCTCATCATTTTATATTTGTTTTATCATGTGCTAAATACAATCAATTGTCAATGAAATTTCCGCAAAAATACAAAACGTGTTACATTAGCTTACATATTATGATAGTTATGTTTTATTAGGTGCCAAATAAAAAAGCCAACAAAATATAGGCTTTTGCTGGCTTTCTCAAAAATCGAATCGTTCACATCATTTTTTGTCTTTATAATAAATTAAAAACACTTTGTTTCTTTAGGTATATTTTCTACCGAAGCCTGCCATTCATATCAAAATACCTGACATGACAAGTTGGATTTTATAAATTCTTTAACAAAGTCCGCATTTCTAGGAAATCGTCTGTTGTGCAGGTGGCTACTGTGTTTGGGACTTCTATTTTACTGTAGTGAATGGCTTGCCATCCGGCTTTTATCGCCCCTTCGATATCATTTTGGTAGTCGTCACCGACGAACAAGATTTCTTGAGGTGCAACATTTAAATCAGCAGCAATGGCGTCAAATACCTTGCGTTGTGGTTTTGACCCGCCCATACTTTCTGAAATATACCATTTGTCTCGGTCGATCAATTGGTCGACACCTAGGTTGGCCAATTTGTCGATTTGAGCCTCTGTCGTCCCGTTGGTTAAGACAAATAAGGTCATCCCTTTAGATAAGGCTGCTTCCATCAAGGCTACTAAGTCTTCGCTCAAACTTAATTGTTCTTGATAGTGGTTTTTCAGTTGGTTGAATTCTTTTGCAGTTGCTTGGTCAATTTCATGACCGAAATGGGCGTAGGTTTCAATAACCCGGTCGTTTTTGAAGGCAGCTTCTGTCTTTTTGCCAGCCATAAAGGCTTGATATTCTTGCTCGGAGAATTCAGCGTAGACTTGATTGAAGGTCTCAAAATCAACGTCTAAATGGTGGTCTGTCGCCTGCATATCTCGGTAGGTTTCCTCATAGATGGTTAATCGGTTGTACAAGGTATCGTCTAAATCAAATCCAATTGCTTTCATATCTATCCCCTTTTCAATCATTTTCATATGATAACAAATAGCGGCCCTAAAAGCACATATTATGGAAAAAGACGACCCAAGTCTGAAGTTAGACTGGACCGTCAATTTGTCTGCAATTTTTTAGTAGATTTTGTCATTATATTTTAAAAGTTGAAGAAAAGATTTTGTTGAGTTTTTTATCGCTTTGCTTTCCAAGTTGACAGGCACCGGCATATTGGTACTCATAAATATACTGTTGACCAATATTTTGAATACTTTTTAAACTGGCTTGTTGGTAACCATTTTTACTCAAACTGGCTAAATCACCGTCTAAAAGACCTTGCAATTGCACTTTAAAATCTTCAAGTGCATTGGCTTTATAAACATCTCGGTCAGCTTTTAAATAATCAAAGACAGGTAAATCAGATACAATCGTGTTCACCTTGCTGGCTAATGCTTCAAGTAAGACGATCCCTTCTGTTTCCTCGTGCGTCATGAATAAATAGACATCTGCCATTTGATAGGCAACGCGGACCTGATCACGCGGGATATAGCCGGCAAAAATTAAATTGGGCAACTTGGTGGCAATGGCCTTTTTGACATCTTTAGGTAAGGCATAAGGATTTGAATAGCCAAACCAAATAAAGGTAACCTCTGGCATTTGCTTGGCCAACTCGACAAATTCGATAATCCCCTTACGCTCAATTTGTAGACCCACTGAAATGGCTACTTTCTGGTCTGGGCGCAGATTAAACCGCGCCCGCATGTTGGCCACTTCTT from Aerococcus urinaeequi includes:
- a CDS encoding HAD family hydrolase, which encodes MKAIGFDLDDTLYNRLTIYEETYRDMQATDHHLDVDFETFNQVYAEFSEQEYQAFMAGKKTEAAFKNDRVIETYAHFGHEIDQATAKEFNQLKNHYQEQLSLSEDLVALMEAALSKGMTLFVLTNGTTEAQIDKLANLGVDQLIDRDKWYISESMGGSKPQRKVFDAIAADLNVAPQEILFVGDDYQNDIEGAIKAGWQAIHYSKIEVPNTVATCTTDDFLEMRTLLKNL
- a CDS encoding glycosyltransferase; this translates as MMKILLHSDMKKSIQQSGVGRAQLHQEMALESAGIAYTTNYKDDFDMVHINTVFPHSLVVARKAKAAGKPVIYHAHSTMEDFKNSYTFSNQASLGFKYWLNTCYNSADLILTPSQYAKNLLEKYDIDKPIHVISNGIDLAYWQASQEEVANMRARFNLRPDQKVAISVGLQIERKGIIEFVELAKQMPEVTFIWFGYSNPYALPKDVKKAIATKLPNLIFAGYIPRDQVRVAYQMADVYLFMTHEETEGIVLLEALASKVNTIVSDLPVFDYLKADRDVYKANALEDFKVQLQGLLDGDLASLSKNGYQQASLKSIQNIGQQYIYEYQYAGACQLGKQSDKKLNKIFSSTFKI